GCCGAAGGCGTGATGGTAGGCGGCGCCATGATGGTGCCCAGCAAAGACATTGTAGACAACGCCGTGATGTCGTCGGAACATGGCACGCTGGTAGCGGCTGTGAAGGCGGCTGGCTTGGTAGAAACGCTGAAAAGCGCAGGCCCTTTTACCGTATTTGCGCCCACCAACGCCGCTTTTGACAAACTGCCCGCTGGCACCGTGAACACCTTGGTAATGCCCGAAAACAAAGCCAAACTCACCACTATTCTGACTTACCACGTAGTGCCCGGCGCCGTGCGCGCTGCCGACCTGCAAAACGGTCAGACCTTAACTACCGTGCAGGGCGAAACCCTAACGGTGATGAAAAGTGGCACCAGCGTAATGCTGAAGGACGCCAAAGGCGGCATGGCTACCGTGACTACCGCCGACGTAATTTCTAGCAATGGCGTGACCCACGTTATCGATAGCGTGTTGATGCCGGCCAAATAAGCTGAGATACCAACGATAAAAAAAGCCCCCCAGACGAGTCTGGGGGCTTTTTTTATCGTTGATTACCTTGGGTTAACAATGCGGCAAGTCAGCCCATTTTTACTGGAGTCTGGGCCTGATAGATTGCGTTGGGCTTGTCCTGAACAAAATATTTTTCCGGGCGGCAACAGTTGTTGAGTAAGCGTTTTGCGTAGAAAGAGAACAGTGC
The window above is part of the Hymenobacter radiodurans genome. Proteins encoded here:
- a CDS encoding fasciclin domain-containing protein, whose translation is MVNAADLPMSSAEGVMVGGAMMVPSKDIVDNAVMSSEHGTLVAAVKAAGLVETLKSAGPFTVFAPTNAAFDKLPAGTVNTLVMPENKAKLTTILTYHVVPGAVRAADLQNGQTLTTVQGETLTVMKSGTSVMLKDAKGGMATVTTADVISSNGVTHVIDSVLMPAK